The following are encoded in a window of Coleofasciculus sp. FACHB-1120 genomic DNA:
- the acpS gene encoding holo-ACP synthase, translating into MIRLGTDIVYMPRIKAAVERFGDRFLQRVYTFDEQQDCGYTQDDSSRLSINQLAGRWAAKEAVAKALGTGWRGVSYTDIEIRRLPTGAPQVFLHHSAAAQTAGWGDCQWQLSISHDGDYSVATAILVCSP; encoded by the coding sequence ATGATTCGGCTGGGAACGGATATTGTTTATATGCCTCGGATTAAAGCCGCTGTTGAACGCTTTGGCGATCGCTTCTTGCAGCGCGTCTATACTTTTGATGAACAACAAGATTGCGGCTACACTCAGGATGATAGCAGTCGCCTCTCTATCAACCAGCTAGCAGGGCGCTGGGCGGCAAAAGAAGCCGTTGCTAAAGCACTGGGAACTGGATGGCGGGGAGTCAGCTACACCGATATTGAAATTCGACGTTTACCTACAGGTGCGCCGCAAGTGTTTCTCCATCATTCAGCCGCCGCCCAGACAGCAGGCTGGGGAGATTGTCAGTGGCAACTAAGCATCAGCCATGATGGCGATTATTCAGTAGCCACCGCTATCCTCGTTTGCTCACCCTGA
- the pipX gene encoding transcriptional coactivator PipX translates to MSSETYLNHPTFGLLYRVCLLEDSQELFTTLYAQRLFFLVNTSPTGITFEPITRSDGRLMVENRLRMLRRNGQMEEYTQLQAIHKRTFQ, encoded by the coding sequence ATGAGCAGCGAAACCTATTTAAATCACCCTACATTTGGCTTACTTTACAGAGTATGTCTGCTTGAGGACAGCCAGGAACTATTTACGACCCTTTATGCCCAACGTCTCTTCTTTTTGGTGAATACCAGTCCTACGGGCATCACGTTTGAACCGATTACCCGCAGTGATGGTCGCCTCATGGTGGAAAACCGTTTGCGGATGCTCCGTCGCAACGGTCAAATGGAGGAGTACACCCAACTTCAGGCTATTCATAAGCGAACATTTCAATAG
- a CDS encoding YggS family pyridoxal phosphate-dependent enzyme, giving the protein MTGAIAQRLSEIRQQLPESVRLIAVTKQVSPEAMREAYAAGVRDFGESRISEAELKQAQLQDLPDITWHLIGHLQSNKARKALEQFQWIHSIDSLKLAQRLNELALELSRSPFICLQVKLLPDPNKYGWTVPQLLADLPALNECYNLQIQGLMTIPPFDLKASEILSVFDRTRKLADEIRQQNWSNIQMQQLSMGMSGDYPLAVQSGATMIRLGRILFGERAS; this is encoded by the coding sequence ATGACTGGAGCGATCGCCCAACGCCTTTCTGAAATTCGTCAGCAACTGCCGGAATCTGTCCGCCTCATCGCCGTCACGAAACAGGTTTCCCCTGAAGCCATGCGCGAAGCTTATGCAGCGGGAGTAAGGGATTTCGGTGAAAGTCGCATCTCTGAAGCTGAACTCAAACAAGCGCAACTGCAAGATTTACCAGACATCACCTGGCACCTGATTGGACACCTCCAGAGTAATAAAGCTCGAAAAGCCCTAGAACAATTTCAGTGGATTCACTCGATAGATAGTTTAAAATTAGCCCAACGATTAAACGAACTGGCGCTTGAGCTGTCGCGCTCGCCCTTCATCTGCCTCCAAGTGAAACTGCTGCCAGATCCCAATAAGTACGGGTGGACAGTTCCTCAACTGCTTGCCGATTTACCAGCCCTGAATGAGTGCTACAATCTGCAAATTCAAGGTTTGATGACAATCCCGCCTTTCGATCTCAAGGCTTCTGAAATCCTGTCAGTTTTCGATAGAACCCGCAAACTAGCCGATGAGATCAGACAGCAAAACTGGTCAAATATTCAAATGCAGCAGCTATCAATGGGAATGTCAGGTGATTACCCACTAGCTGTGCAATCTGGGGCAACAATGATACGTTTGGGGCGAATTCTTTTTGGAGAACGGGCATCCTGA
- a CDS encoding cell division protein SepF — protein sequence MNNIFSKLRDFVGLNEPAHYEYDEYEEAEGEEYQNLYQEQHPQPTTAEEERRQSRRARTSTPVAREIEMGTTMNNVIGMPGSVNGISEVVVMEPRSFEEMPQAIQALRERKSVVLNLTIMDPDQAQRAVDFVAGGTYAIDGHQERIGESIFLFTPSCVQVSTQTGVVHEVPQPQVRIPRPSAPSPAWSNEPTRMAQ from the coding sequence GTGAATAATATTTTTTCTAAGCTACGAGATTTCGTGGGCCTCAATGAGCCAGCTCACTACGAGTATGACGAGTACGAAGAAGCCGAGGGAGAAGAGTACCAAAATCTCTATCAAGAACAGCATCCTCAACCGACGACAGCAGAAGAAGAACGTCGCCAGAGCCGTCGGGCGCGGACAAGCACACCTGTTGCACGAGAAATAGAAATGGGGACAACAATGAATAATGTAATTGGGATGCCCGGTTCGGTGAATGGTATTTCAGAAGTGGTTGTGATGGAGCCACGTTCTTTTGAAGAAATGCCCCAAGCGATTCAAGCTTTGCGCGAGCGGAAGTCAGTCGTGCTAAACCTGACGATTATGGACCCAGATCAGGCGCAACGGGCTGTAGACTTTGTTGCCGGTGGCACTTATGCGATCGATGGGCACCAAGAGCGAATCGGCGAAAGTATCTTTCTGTTTACACCGAGCTGTGTTCAAGTCAGTACCCAGACTGGCGTGGTTCACGAAGTGCCTCAACCACAAGTCCGGATTCCCCGTCCCTCTGCCCCTTCCCCAGCTTGGTCAAACGAACCGACCCGGATGGCGCAGTAA
- the proC gene encoding pyrroline-5-carboxylate reductase has product MATKFGMIGGGVMGEALLSRLMQKQLYATEEVLVSEPQRERRDFLAQQYGIQVTAENRAVAAAKEVLLLAIKPQVFAAVAADLEKEISAQASPPVVISIMAGVSLSQLEAAFPQAPVIRAMPNTPATVGAGMSAIALGQYATQQHLEQAKEIFQAVGEVVEVPESLMDAVTGLSGSGPAYVALMVEALADGGVASGLPRAIASSLALQTVLGTAHLLHESGMHPAQLKDRVTSPGGTTIAGIAQLERAGFRSALIEAVVAASQRSQELGR; this is encoded by the coding sequence TTGGCTACTAAATTCGGCATGATTGGTGGCGGGGTAATGGGAGAAGCTCTATTATCCCGCCTGATGCAAAAACAGCTTTATGCCACAGAAGAAGTCTTGGTGAGTGAGCCGCAAAGAGAGCGGCGAGACTTTTTGGCGCAGCAGTACGGCATCCAGGTGACGGCAGAGAATCGGGCGGTAGCGGCGGCAAAGGAGGTGCTGTTACTGGCGATTAAACCTCAAGTGTTTGCAGCGGTGGCGGCAGACTTGGAGAAGGAAATTTCTGCCCAAGCGTCGCCGCCGGTGGTGATTTCGATTATGGCGGGTGTTTCTTTGAGTCAACTGGAAGCAGCTTTTCCCCAAGCTCCAGTGATTCGGGCGATGCCGAACACCCCAGCGACGGTAGGGGCCGGAATGAGTGCGATCGCGCTGGGTCAGTACGCTACCCAGCAGCACCTAGAACAGGCAAAGGAGATCTTCCAGGCGGTGGGAGAGGTCGTTGAGGTGCCAGAATCCTTAATGGATGCGGTGACAGGACTTTCGGGTTCGGGTCCCGCCTATGTGGCGCTGATGGTGGAAGCACTTGCAGATGGTGGGGTGGCGTCTGGATTGCCAAGAGCGATCGCGTCTTCGTTAGCCCTACAAACTGTCTTGGGGACTGCCCATCTGTTGCACGAATCGGGAATGCATCCCGCTCAACTCAAAGACCGCGTGACTAGCCCTGGAGGTACAACTATCGCTGGGATTGCCCAGTTAGAGCGGGCTGGTTTCCGCTCAGCTTTGATTGAAGCAGTGGTGGCGGCTTCTCAGCGCTCTCAGGAGCTGGGTCGTTGA
- a CDS encoding VanZ family protein: protein MWQKWANRVFIFSLLLILAVTLFPYDFAFKENASKINYRFLTSEFFKLRNFYDLIINVLLFFPFGFTFSCLTQRKRFPELKTLGFTLLISFCLSFIIEVLQLFIPSRSSSLFDIGSSILGAFIGFLCFRVGKEKIQEATLNLVRSNKSFLSIKKLTAAFIGYILLIFIMTLVWQDAGNLSGWNQTFPLSLGNEPTGTRPWKGYISELYIANKAVSDQEAESAFSSEVPFSAIKKDLVAVYQLTGTGSYPDLTGHLPDLSWRENSPTTQDQRGVSLDSNHWLETKSSVALITQKIAATSEFTLGAVVATADTMQHGPARIISLSADDENRNFTLGQKGANLVFRVRTPATGKNATSYQLNVPDVFGDTNNHQLLLTYKGSILQIYIDGVKQPYSLKLIPEVMTFQLLPFDANSINLGIYKILYYGLIFIPLGLCLALIRAKARGKVIFYALLLCGGILVPALILEVMLATGTQRAIRLENLLFSMALAVSTMLIVKRWAESWLRGEIAA, encoded by the coding sequence ATGTGGCAAAAATGGGCGAATAGAGTCTTTATTTTTAGCCTTTTACTGATACTAGCTGTTACACTCTTTCCTTATGATTTTGCCTTTAAAGAGAATGCTAGTAAAATAAACTATCGCTTTCTCACTTCAGAATTTTTTAAATTAAGAAATTTTTACGACTTAATCATTAACGTTTTATTATTTTTCCCCTTTGGTTTTACCTTTTCCTGTTTGACACAGCGAAAAAGATTTCCAGAATTAAAGACACTTGGTTTCACCTTATTAATTTCTTTTTGTTTAAGTTTTATAATCGAGGTTTTGCAATTATTTATCCCTTCCCGAAGTTCCTCCCTATTTGATATTGGTTCCAGTATTTTAGGTGCTTTTATCGGCTTTCTATGCTTTCGTGTGGGGAAAGAGAAAATCCAGGAAGCAACCTTAAATCTTGTTAGAAGCAATAAGAGCTTTCTTTCAATCAAAAAGTTAACGGCTGCTTTTATTGGATATATTCTATTAATTTTTATAATGACCCTTGTTTGGCAAGATGCTGGAAACCTCAGCGGTTGGAATCAAACTTTCCCGCTGAGTCTTGGCAACGAACCAACAGGAACTAGACCTTGGAAAGGCTATATTTCCGAGCTATATATCGCGAATAAAGCAGTTTCAGACCAAGAAGCAGAGTCCGCCTTTTCCTCGGAAGTTCCATTTTCTGCAATCAAAAAAGACCTAGTAGCTGTATATCAATTGACAGGTACAGGCAGTTATCCCGATTTAACGGGGCACCTTCCAGATTTATCTTGGCGAGAAAACTCTCCAACCACTCAGGATCAAAGGGGTGTTTCTCTCGATTCCAATCATTGGCTAGAGACAAAAAGCTCTGTAGCTTTGATTACACAAAAGATTGCCGCAACTTCTGAATTTACGCTAGGTGCCGTTGTCGCTACTGCTGACACAATGCAGCATGGTCCTGCCCGGATTATTTCACTTTCAGCAGATGATGAAAACCGCAATTTTACCCTTGGACAAAAGGGAGCAAATTTGGTGTTTCGAGTGCGAACTCCAGCCACTGGCAAAAACGCCACAAGTTATCAACTAAATGTTCCAGATGTTTTTGGAGACACCAACAATCATCAGCTGCTTCTCACCTATAAAGGGTCAATTCTTCAAATTTACATAGATGGAGTAAAACAACCCTACTCCCTGAAACTGATTCCAGAAGTGATGACTTTTCAGCTATTACCTTTTGATGCTAATAGTATCAATCTAGGAATCTACAAGATTTTGTATTATGGATTAATCTTTATCCCTCTGGGTTTATGTTTAGCACTCATTCGTGCCAAAGCCAGGGGAAAAGTTATTTTTTATGCCTTGTTGCTTTGTGGAGGGATTTTAGTCCCCGCTTTAATATTGGAAGTCATGTTAGCAACTGGAACCCAGCGAGCAATTAGGCTAGAGAATCTACTTTTTAGCATGGCACTTGCTGTTAGCACCATGCTAATCGTGAAAAGGTGGGCTGAATCTTGGTTACGAGGCGAGATAGCAGCATAA
- the plsY gene encoding glycerol-3-phosphate 1-O-acyltransferase PlsY, producing the protein MGLQLALSGALLIAAYLLGSIPTGYLAGRWLKGIDIREQGSGSTGATNVLRTLGKGPAIGVLLIDLFKGVGAIALVYALYIFAPTFAPTLVLPATWQSWLVAGTGFAASIGHSKSVWLNFTGGKSVATSLGVLFAMSLPVALGTAVVFGVVVAVSRIVSLGSIAGAIAVSILMLIFQQPLPYLLFAIAGGVYVVWRHRSNIERLLAGTEPQIGQKLSTEPEQNS; encoded by the coding sequence ATGGGTCTACAACTGGCTTTAAGTGGGGCATTGTTAATCGCAGCCTACCTCTTAGGCTCGATTCCTACGGGTTATTTGGCAGGACGCTGGCTCAAAGGGATTGATATTCGAGAGCAGGGATCTGGTTCTACGGGTGCCACTAATGTTCTCAGAACCTTGGGAAAAGGGCCAGCCATCGGGGTGTTACTGATCGATCTGTTTAAAGGAGTCGGCGCGATCGCTTTGGTTTATGCTTTGTATATCTTTGCACCAACCTTTGCGCCAACTCTTGTCCTGCCTGCCACCTGGCAATCTTGGTTAGTCGCTGGCACCGGCTTCGCTGCCAGCATCGGTCACAGTAAATCTGTCTGGTTGAACTTCACGGGTGGGAAATCAGTTGCCACGAGCCTAGGCGTTTTATTCGCCATGTCCTTACCTGTAGCGTTGGGAACGGCGGTAGTGTTTGGCGTGGTTGTCGCCGTTTCTCGAATTGTCTCTCTCGGCTCGATTGCGGGTGCGATCGCGGTTTCTATTTTAATGCTGATTTTTCAGCAGCCGTTACCTTATCTACTATTTGCGATCGCTGGCGGTGTCTACGTCGTCTGGCGACACCGCAGCAACATTGAGCGTTTACTTGCCGGTACCGAACCCCAAATCGGTCAAAAATTATCAACAGAACCCGAACAAAATTCCTAA
- a CDS encoding DUF3086 domain-containing protein, whose protein sequence is MNSDEPQTQEQEQEQEQKQQPVVEASDNLEAPEEETVTADPASDNLVALQIAAVVEAFDDSEAEIAAVVEESENSEEPEELNVTLVSVVEESENSEEPEEPNVTLAVENSVSVLEQRVADLQQQEEALIQEIAALQASHNKILQDQMAQTQAALNRLVQESLNELEQRRQTLQISVEQLERRRERIREEMRRTFAGTSQELAIRVQGFKDYLVGSLQDLVVAAEELQLQKEPEPPKAVPVVEESKAASPVNPKFTEQSFQSTAKQIRSILDQYRTRPDYYGPPWQLRRTFEPVHAERVANWFFTQGGRGALRTMGSRLQNILISSSVISVLSTLYGDRVRALILANSPERLGEWRRGLQDCLGISRSDFGPEQGIVLFESSEAVVQKAERLVKERQMPLIIIDETEDQINLSLLQFPLWLAFAPDPQQMSADMRY, encoded by the coding sequence ATGAATTCAGACGAACCTCAAACCCAAGAACAAGAACAAGAGCAAGAACAAAAGCAACAGCCAGTTGTTGAAGCATCGGACAATTTAGAAGCGCCAGAAGAGGAAACTGTAACTGCCGATCCAGCCTCAGACAATCTTGTAGCATTACAAATTGCCGCTGTTGTGGAGGCATTTGATGATTCAGAAGCGGAAATTGCCGCCGTTGTTGAGGAATCAGAGAATTCTGAGGAGCCTGAGGAGCTAAATGTAACTTTAGTCTCCGTTGTTGAGGAATCAGAGAATTCTGAGGAGCCTGAGGAGCCAAATGTTACTTTAGCGGTGGAAAATTCCGTCTCTGTTTTAGAGCAACGGGTGGCTGATTTACAACAGCAGGAAGAGGCATTAATTCAGGAAATTGCCGCCCTGCAAGCTTCTCATAATAAAATCCTGCAAGACCAGATGGCCCAAACTCAAGCGGCTTTAAATCGCCTGGTGCAGGAGTCTTTGAACGAGCTGGAACAACGCAGACAAACACTACAAATTTCCGTTGAACAGCTGGAACGACGACGGGAACGCATCCGAGAGGAAATGCGAAGAACCTTTGCTGGTACCTCCCAAGAATTAGCCATTCGGGTGCAAGGCTTTAAAGATTATTTGGTCGGTAGCTTACAAGATTTGGTGGTAGCAGCAGAAGAATTGCAACTCCAGAAGGAACCAGAACCCCCAAAGGCAGTTCCAGTCGTGGAAGAGTCGAAGGCTGCATCGCCTGTAAACCCCAAATTTACAGAACAGAGCTTTCAATCAACTGCAAAACAAATTCGCAGTATTTTAGACCAGTACCGGACGCGACCTGACTATTATGGCCCGCCCTGGCAATTGCGTCGTACCTTTGAGCCAGTTCATGCGGAGCGAGTCGCGAACTGGTTTTTCACGCAAGGGGGAAGAGGCGCTTTGCGGACGATGGGCAGTCGCCTGCAAAATATCCTGATTTCTTCTTCCGTCATCTCGGTATTAAGCACACTGTATGGCGATCGCGTTCGCGCCCTGATTCTCGCCAACTCCCCAGAACGACTTGGCGAATGGCGGCGGGGTTTGCAAGACTGTCTGGGGATTTCCCGCTCTGATTTTGGGCCAGAACAGGGAATTGTTTTGTTTGAATCTTCAGAAGCAGTTGTGCAAAAGGCAGAGCGTCTCGTCAAGGAACGCCAGATGCCGCTGATTATCATTGATGAGACAGAAGATCAGATTAATCTATCGCTGCTGCAATTTCCCTTGTGGTTAGCTTTTGCACCCGATCCTCAGCAGATGTCCGCTGATATGAGATATTAG
- a CDS encoding DUF3119 family protein — MPVTTTTSSLPSQTVELAPSYAIPLVLVAASIGLLFVQPWVSLAIAAFGLFLLFQAATIRLQFTETALDVYRSQSLIRRFPYQEWQNWQIFWTPVPILFYFKEVKSIHFLPVLFDPKMLKTCLEQRCPKASA; from the coding sequence CAAACTGTTGAACTGGCACCCAGCTACGCAATTCCTTTGGTGTTAGTGGCGGCTTCGATTGGGCTGTTATTCGTTCAACCTTGGGTGAGTTTAGCGATCGCTGCATTTGGGTTGTTCCTACTGTTTCAGGCGGCAACGATTCGCCTACAATTCACCGAAACAGCATTAGATGTTTATCGCTCCCAAAGCTTAATTCGGCGTTTTCCTTATCAGGAATGGCAAAATTGGCAGATATTCTGGACTCCAGTGCCGATTCTGTTTTACTTCAAAGAAGTCAAAAGCATTCACTTTTTGCCGGTTCTCTTCGATCCCAAAATGCTAAAAACTTGCCTGGAGCAACGCTGTCCAAAAGCAAGTGCGTAG